One genomic segment of Vibrio quintilis includes these proteins:
- the yfbV gene encoding terminus macrodomain insulation protein YfbV yields MSNHAGIMHSLRDGQKYMDIWPVRKELTPLFPEQRIIKATRFGVKVMPPVAAISVLTQMAFDNAEAIPQSIVIALFALSLPLQGMWWLGNRANTLLPPALASWYRELHQKILDTGFALEPIKSNPRYKELAFILNRAFRQLDRSVLERWF; encoded by the coding sequence ATGAGTAATCATGCAGGAATAATGCATAGCCTCAGAGATGGACAAAAGTACATGGACATCTGGCCTGTGCGAAAAGAATTAACCCCTTTATTCCCGGAACAGCGCATTATCAAAGCGACACGTTTTGGCGTTAAAGTAATGCCGCCTGTTGCTGCAATTAGTGTTCTGACTCAAATGGCTTTTGATAACGCTGAAGCCATTCCCCAATCTATCGTGATTGCACTGTTTGCACTGAGTTTGCCATTACAGGGTATGTGGTGGCTGGGAAACCGCGCAAACACCTTGCTTCCGCCTGCTTTAGCCAGCTGGTACAGGGAACTACATCAGAAAATTCTCGATACGGGCTTTGCGCTGGAACCTATCAAATCAAATCCACGTTATAAAGAGCTTGCATTTATTCTGAACCGGGCGTTTCGTCAGTTGGATCGCTCGGTATTAGAACGCTGGTTCTGA
- a CDS encoding acetate kinase produces the protein MSKLVLVLNCGSSSLKFAIVDAENGNESLTGLAECLHLPEARIKWKLDGKHEAQLGDGAAHEEALSFIVETILASKPELAENLAAIGHRIVHGGEQFTQSALIDEAVLKGIEDAATFAPLHNPAHVIGIKAAQKAFPKLKNVAVFDTAFHQTMPEEAYLYALPYKLYKEQGIRRYGMHGTSHLFITREAAERLGKPENELNIINCHLGNGASVCAIKNGKSVDTSMGLTPLEGLVMGTRCGDIDPAIIFHLHDTLGYSVEQINTMLTKESGLQGLTEVTSDCRYVEDNYGTKEDANRAMDVFCHRLAKYVAGYTACLDGRLDAIVFTGGIGENSAPIREMVLNRLGILGVEADKEANLKARFGGEGVITTESSRIPAMVISTNEELVIAEDTARLTGI, from the coding sequence ATGTCAAAGCTAGTTTTAGTATTAAACTGCGGTAGTTCTTCACTTAAATTTGCAATCGTAGATGCTGAAAACGGTAATGAATCTCTTACGGGGCTTGCAGAATGTCTTCATCTGCCTGAAGCCCGTATTAAATGGAAGCTGGATGGAAAACATGAAGCCCAGCTTGGTGATGGTGCCGCTCATGAAGAAGCACTGTCATTTATTGTTGAAACGATTTTAGCCTCTAAACCTGAACTCGCAGAAAATCTAGCTGCTATCGGTCACCGTATCGTTCATGGTGGTGAACAGTTCACACAATCTGCACTGATTGATGAAGCTGTATTGAAAGGCATTGAGGATGCTGCAACATTTGCGCCTCTTCATAATCCGGCGCATGTAATTGGTATTAAAGCGGCCCAAAAAGCATTCCCGAAATTGAAGAATGTTGCCGTATTCGATACTGCATTCCATCAAACTATGCCTGAAGAAGCGTATTTGTATGCGCTGCCTTATAAGTTATATAAGGAACAAGGTATTCGCCGTTATGGTATGCATGGTACGTCTCATCTGTTTATCACACGTGAAGCTGCTGAACGTCTGGGTAAACCTGAGAATGAACTCAATATCATCAACTGCCACTTAGGAAATGGTGCATCTGTGTGTGCGATTAAGAATGGCAAGTCTGTTGATACATCGATGGGTCTGACACCTCTGGAAGGTCTGGTGATGGGCACACGCTGTGGTGATATTGATCCGGCGATCATTTTCCACCTGCACGATACGTTAGGTTATTCTGTTGAACAGATTAACACCATGCTGACAAAAGAGTCGGGCTTACAGGGTTTAACAGAAGTCACTTCTGACTGTCGTTATGTTGAAGATAACTACGGTACAAAAGAAGACGCAAATCGTGCCATGGACGTTTTCTGCCACCGCCTTGCAAAATATGTTGCCGGCTATACAGCCTGTCTTGATGGCCGTTTAGACGCCATTGTATTCACAGGCGGTATCGGTGAAAACTCTGCGCCAATTCGTGAGATGGTTCTGAACCGTCTGGGTATTCTTGGCGTTGAAGCAGATAAAGAAGCAAATCTGAAAGCACGTTTTGGTGGCGAAGGTGTTATCACTACAGAATCAAGCCGGATTCCGGCCATGGTGATTTCAACCAATGAAGAGTTAGTTATTGCTGAGGATACTGCACGACTAACAGGCATTTAA